One Clupea harengus chromosome 3, Ch_v2.0.2, whole genome shotgun sequence DNA window includes the following coding sequences:
- the nap1l4a gene encoding nucleosome assembly protein 1-like 4a isoform X1 produces the protein MDGRKGEGKGKAELIMAADKNEGFPSIESVLPKAVKRRVHALKKMQLQCAHIEAKFYGEIHELERKYAALYQPLFDKRRTVVTGAVEPTDEECEWHSDREEDEDLTEGLKKKAVLEEKSELGEAPKGIPEFWLTIFRNVPMLSEMLQEHDDPILKHLQDITVKFSEPGQSMSFTLEFHFEPNSYFSNTVLTKLYKMKAEPDAADPFSFEGTEIVDCEGCQICWQKGKDVTVKTIKKKQKHKGRGTTRTVTKQMPQDSFFNFFNPIKETSGDSEVDEDLDFTLAADFEVGHFFRERIVPRAVLYFTGEAMEEDMSCDEEEYEEGDEEQDEEGDDDDDDDDDPKTDEPQPAECKQQ, from the exons ATGGacgggagaaagggagaaggtaAAG GTAAGGCTGAGCTGATAATGGCAGCCGATAAAAATGAAGGGTTCCCTTCCATTGAGAG CGTTCTCCCTAAGGCAGTGAAGAGGAGGGTTCACGCCCTGAAGAAAATGCAGCTGCAGTGCGCTCACATTGAGGCCAAGTTCTACGGGGAAATCCACGAGCTAGAGAGGAAGTACGCCGCTCTCTACCAGCCACTGTTTGACAAG AGACGAACCGTGGTGACCGGAGCAGTGGAACCCACAGATGAAGAGTGTGAATGGcacagtgacagagaggaagatgaagatctGACG GAGGGGCTAAAGAAGAAGGCTGTactggaggagaagagtgaactTGGAGAGGCCCCCAAGGGCATCCCAGAGTTCTGGCTCACCATCTTCCGGAACGTTCCCATGCTCAGCGAGATGCTTCAG GAACACGACGATCCAATTCTGAAGCACCTGCAGGATATCACTGTGAAGTTTTCTGAACCTGGACAGTCAATG AGCTTCACACTGGAGTTCCACTTTGAGCCCAACAGCTACTTCAGCAACACAGTCCTCACCAAGCTGTACAAGATGAAGGCTGAGCCCGATGCTGCAGACCCCTTCTCCTTTGAGGGCACTGAGATAGTGGACTGCGAGGG ATGCCAGATCTGCTGGCAGAAAGGCAAAGATGTGACGGTGAAAACCAtcaagaagaagcagaagcacAAGGGCAGGGGCACCACGCGCACCGTCACCAAGCAGATGCCACAGGACTCCTTCTTCAACTTCTTCAACCCCATCAAAG AAACATCTGGAGATAGTGAAGTG GATGAGGACTTGGACTTCACTCTCGCCGCAGATTTTGAAGTTGGCCATTTCTTCCGTGAGAGAATAGTCCCGAGAGCCGTCCTGTACTTCACCGGAGAGGCCATGGAGGAAGACATGAGC TGCGATGAGGAGGAGTACGAGGAGGGAGATGAG gagcaaGATGAAGAAGGcgatgacgatgatgacgatgacgatgacCCCAAG ACAGACGAGCCCCAGCCTGCTGAGTGCAAGCAGCAGTAA
- the nap1l4a gene encoding nucleosome assembly protein 1-like 4a isoform X2, with amino-acid sequence MDGRKGEGKGKAELIMAADKNEGFPSIESVLPKAVKRRVHALKKMQLQCAHIEAKFYGEIHELERKYAALYQPLFDKRRTVVTGAVEPTDEECEWHSDREEDEDLTEGLKKKAVLEEKSELGEAPKGIPEFWLTIFRNVPMLSEMLQEHDDPILKHLQDITVKFSEPGQSMSFTLEFHFEPNSYFSNTVLTKLYKMKAEPDAADPFSFEGTEIVDCEGCQICWQKGKDVTVKTIKKKQKHKGRGTTRTVTKQMPQDSFFNFFNPIKETSGDSEVDEDLDFTLAADFEVGHFFRERIVPRAVLYFTGEAMEEDMSCDEEEYEEGDEEQDEEGDDDDDDDDDPKA; translated from the exons ATGGacgggagaaagggagaaggtaAAG GTAAGGCTGAGCTGATAATGGCAGCCGATAAAAATGAAGGGTTCCCTTCCATTGAGAG CGTTCTCCCTAAGGCAGTGAAGAGGAGGGTTCACGCCCTGAAGAAAATGCAGCTGCAGTGCGCTCACATTGAGGCCAAGTTCTACGGGGAAATCCACGAGCTAGAGAGGAAGTACGCCGCTCTCTACCAGCCACTGTTTGACAAG AGACGAACCGTGGTGACCGGAGCAGTGGAACCCACAGATGAAGAGTGTGAATGGcacagtgacagagaggaagatgaagatctGACG GAGGGGCTAAAGAAGAAGGCTGTactggaggagaagagtgaactTGGAGAGGCCCCCAAGGGCATCCCAGAGTTCTGGCTCACCATCTTCCGGAACGTTCCCATGCTCAGCGAGATGCTTCAG GAACACGACGATCCAATTCTGAAGCACCTGCAGGATATCACTGTGAAGTTTTCTGAACCTGGACAGTCAATG AGCTTCACACTGGAGTTCCACTTTGAGCCCAACAGCTACTTCAGCAACACAGTCCTCACCAAGCTGTACAAGATGAAGGCTGAGCCCGATGCTGCAGACCCCTTCTCCTTTGAGGGCACTGAGATAGTGGACTGCGAGGG ATGCCAGATCTGCTGGCAGAAAGGCAAAGATGTGACGGTGAAAACCAtcaagaagaagcagaagcacAAGGGCAGGGGCACCACGCGCACCGTCACCAAGCAGATGCCACAGGACTCCTTCTTCAACTTCTTCAACCCCATCAAAG AAACATCTGGAGATAGTGAAGTG GATGAGGACTTGGACTTCACTCTCGCCGCAGATTTTGAAGTTGGCCATTTCTTCCGTGAGAGAATAGTCCCGAGAGCCGTCCTGTACTTCACCGGAGAGGCCATGGAGGAAGACATGAGC TGCGATGAGGAGGAGTACGAGGAGGGAGATGAG gagcaaGATGAAGAAGGcgatgacgatgatgacgatgacgatgacCCCAAG GCATag